One part of the Chitinophagaceae bacterium genome encodes these proteins:
- a CDS encoding LysM peptidoglycan-binding domain-containing protein: MLKFKKLSITVITLIFSSSLFAGDLMPVYESVDVKSDTASLAYTTEEFEEESFYVACTLDSMLVNLYKGYKSENQAHFFGFDTSALPHYSDSTLHAWLRQMPVVMPFAFNNRVKRFIELYAYQRRQQVAHMLVLGETYFPIFEEALERKGMPHELKYLPVVESALNNHAVSRVGATGIWQIMQPTGRMLGLTINSVVDERRDPYKATEAALNYLESLHNIYGDWLLALAAYNCGPGNLNRAIRRSGGKRNYWELLPYIPRETRGYVPAFIGAAFVMNYHNKFNIRPVENDYQWMATDTIMIKDRITFSLISEKLGIPKETIEYLNPAYRAKFIPESGNGFPLKLPIEYLASFEANADTLFAMERKAAPVDPVPAVTQAASQRTIVPENSVRLHYTVKEGDNIGFIAEWYDVRAQDIRDWNNIRGNIIRVGQRLTIFVPEGNADKYRGINDMDFAQKRAYLSSKRTNPGVSATIDPEKCDCELYTVRSGDTLWDISRKYPEVSVDDLRRANNLSDSRTLRPGMVLKIKQP, translated from the coding sequence ATGCTTAAATTCAAAAAACTCAGTATTACTGTTATAACCCTCATTTTTAGCAGTAGTTTATTTGCCGGTGATTTAATGCCGGTTTATGAAAGTGTTGATGTAAAATCTGACACGGCATCTCTTGCTTATACTACTGAAGAATTTGAAGAGGAATCCTTTTACGTGGCTTGTACCCTTGATAGTATGTTAGTTAACCTATACAAGGGATATAAGTCTGAAAATCAGGCACATTTTTTTGGTTTTGACACAAGCGCATTACCCCATTATTCGGATTCAACATTGCATGCCTGGTTGAGGCAAATGCCGGTTGTAATGCCCTTTGCGTTCAATAACAGAGTTAAAAGATTTATTGAATTATACGCATATCAAAGAAGGCAGCAAGTAGCTCATATGTTAGTTCTTGGAGAAACCTATTTCCCGATTTTTGAAGAAGCCCTTGAAAGAAAAGGAATGCCACATGAATTAAAGTACCTTCCGGTTGTAGAGTCAGCCTTAAACAACCATGCAGTATCGAGAGTTGGAGCAACGGGAATATGGCAAATTATGCAACCTACCGGACGAATGCTGGGGCTAACTATCAATTCTGTTGTGGATGAGCGACGCGACCCTTATAAAGCTACTGAAGCGGCTTTAAATTATCTGGAAAGCTTACACAACATTTATGGAGACTGGTTGCTGGCATTAGCTGCATATAATTGCGGGCCGGGGAATCTTAACAGAGCCATTCGCAGGTCGGGGGGAAAAAGAAATTATTGGGAGTTGCTTCCTTATATCCCTCGCGAAACAAGGGGCTATGTACCTGCATTTATTGGAGCTGCTTTTGTAATGAATTATCATAATAAGTTTAACATTAGGCCGGTTGAAAATGATTATCAATGGATGGCAACAGATACTATAATGATAAAAGATAGAATTACGTTTTCACTCATTTCAGAAAAGCTGGGAATTCCAAAAGAAACAATTGAATATTTAAACCCTGCCTATAGGGCAAAATTTATCCCTGAGTCCGGAAATGGCTTTCCTTTAAAGCTGCCGATAGAGTATTTAGCCTCTTTTGAAGCAAATGCAGATACATTATTTGCAATGGAAAGAAAGGCTGCTCCTGTTGATCCTGTGCCGGCAGTTACTCAAGCGGCGAGCCAAAGAACAATAGTGCCGGAAAACTCTGTAAGACTGCATTATACCGTAAAAGAAGGCGATAATATAGGCTTTATTGCTGAGTGGTATGACGTTAGGGCACAAGACATTCGAGACTGGAATAATATCAGAGGTAATATTATAAGAGTTGGTCAGCGATTAACCATTTTTGTTCCGGAAGGCAATGCGGATAAATACAGAGGCATTAATGACATGGACTTTGCTCAAAAAAGAGCATATTTATCTTCAAAAAGAACAAACCCGGGTGTTTCTGCCACCATTGATCCGGAAAAATGCGACTGCGAACTATATACGGTTCGCTCAGGGGATACCCTTTGGGACATTTCCAGAAAATACCCGGAAGTGAGCGTTGACGACCTTAGGCGCGCCAATAACCTTAGTGACTCACGAACCTTGAGGCCGGGAATGGTACTCAAAATAAAACAACCATAA